Genomic segment of Paenibacillus sp. FSL R5-0623:
AGTTTCAGTCTTGCGACCGTACTCCCCAGGCGGAGTGCTTAATGTGTTAACTTCGGCACCAAGGGTATCGAAACCCCTAACACCTAGCACTCATCGTTTACGGCGTGGACTACCAGGGTATCTAATCCTGTTTGCTCCCCACGCTTTCGCGCCTCAGCGTCAGTTACAGCCCAGAGAGTCGCCTTCGCCACTGGTGTTCCTCCACATATCTACGCATTTCACCGCTACACGTGGAATTCCACTCTCCTCTTCTGCACTCAAGTCACCCAGTTTCCAGTGCGATCCGGGGTTGAGCCCCGGGATTAAACACCAGACTTAAATGACCGCCTGCGCGCGCTTTACGCCCAATAATTCCGGACAACGCTTGCCCCCTACGTATTACCGCGGCTGCTGGCACGTAGTTAGCCGGGGCTTTCTTCTCAGGTACCGTCACCTTGAGAGCAGTTACTCTCCCAAGCGTTCTTCCCTGGCAACAGAGCTTTACGATCCGAAAACCTTCATCACTCACGCGGCATTGCTCCGTCAGGCTTTCGCCCATTGCGGAAGATTCCCTACTGCTGCCTCCCGTAGGAGTCTGGGCCGTGTCTCAGTCCCAGTGTGGCCGATCACCCTCTCAGGTCGGCTACGCATCGTCGCCTTGGTGAGCCGTTACCTCACCAACTAGCTAATGCGCCGCAGGCCCATCCCCAAGTGACAGATTGCTCCGTCTTTCCAGTTTCCTTCAGGCGAAGAAAACAACTATTCGGTATTAGCTACCGTTTCCGGTAGTTGTCCCAAACTTGAGGGCAGGTTGCCTACGTGTTACTCACCCGTCCGCCGCTAAGTATCAAGGAAGCAAGCTTCCTATCAACTCCGCTCGACTTGCATGTATTAGGCATGCCGCCAGCGTTCGTCCTGAGCCAGGATCAAACTCTCCAATAAAGTATTGAAAAGAGCGATAAGCTCATTTTGAATCTGACGATTCATTGTGAATCAAAAGTTACTATCCATTTGTTCAGTTTTCAAGGAACTTGTATGTCCGTTTATGTTGATGTTTGTCAACCGGACAGGAATCTTATCATATCATGTTAACTAACTTACTGTCAATACTTTGTTTTCGTCATCTTTCAAATGATTATGACAATCATTCGTTTGAAGCGACAAGAAATAATATATCACGTAGTGATTTAATTAGCAAGCTTTTTTAATCGACCTTTTGATATCATGATATCTTCATCTACGGTGTCTTGCATCCAACCTGTATTCGACAGATTAGCACATTCTCTGAACCCAAGATGGGATAACGATCCCTGCCCTTCTGTTCGTTTGAAGAAAGTGATCCAAAAACTCTATAATAAGGTATATAGATATAGATATAGAGATAAGGCTAAGCAGTCAAGTGTACTACTTTCATAAGTAGCCTATGAACAATCGTATATCCATCTTGCATTGCACCTTTACACAGATCACGCACTCCATTCACAGCTAGCTATTACATATCAAAGTTCTGAATAAACTCATTACTAACCTATATGGGGTGATCGCACTTGAAACAATGGTTGAAGAACAGACGCAAAGGTTACGGCAAAAAGTTAGTTTCCATCCATGCTTGGAATGCCTGGATTGTTGTGATCCTTGCTGTAACAGGTCTTATGCTGGTAGGCGGCTTTTGGCGCGAGATACTCGGAATTGGACGTGTCTGGTTAAAATGGCTACATATCATCGTTGGGCTAGCTATGCTGGCACCCGTAGTATACTACTTGATTTTGGCCGGAAAGCACTGGAAACAGCTTCGAAATAGGCCATGGCAAAGGGTGAACACCATCTTTGTTCTTGCGCTGCTGGTAGGCTGGCTACTCTCGGGTATTGTATTATGGCAGTTCAAGCTGGCTGGACCTCGATGGTCGAATGCTGCACTTTTGATCCATGACCTGCTGACTTGGGTGGGCTTACCTTATATTATCTATCACTCCATCACTCGGACCAAATGGTTAAAGGATCCTGCACGTCGTGCGGTTAAAACCACTACAACTTCAACACGAACTCAACATACAGCTGATCCATCTGATTCAATATCGGATGAAAAAGAAACTCCGGCTGCTATATCTTCTTCCCAGTTTGATCGCAGTTCCGAGAGAGATCCCCTCAAATCAGAGGAGCGACCTCAACCGTTGTATACACGACGAGCTTTCATCCGTTCTGCTGTGGGGGTTGGTCTCGCCGTGACTCTTGGTCCTACTTTTATATCCTGGGTAGGACGAAATCTCAAGATCGATAATAGTATTGATAGCATGCTGGAGAACGATCCTAACCGTATGGTTCCTCTGCCACAACCGCTATCTGCTTCTTCACCTCCCATTGGAGGCGGAGCTGAAGGTCATTTCCGCGTATATACCGTTACGCCTATACCATCCTTCTCCAATGCTAACTGGTCTTTCCGAATCGATGGACTGGTTGAGCGAGCACAGGTATGGAACTGGGAACAATTCGTGAAGATGGCGCGTACCGTACAGGTTAGTGATTTCCACTGTGTAACGGGCTGGTCTGTATATAAAAATACCTGGGAAGGCATTTCTCTTGCACAGCTTTTGAAACAAGCCGGGGTCAAACCGGAAGCTCATAGTGTAAAGTTTTATTCCGGTGATGGTGTGTATACAGATGCGATTACGATGGATCAAGCACAAATGGAAGATATTATGGTCGCTGTCATGCATGATGGCAAACCTATCCCTGCTGATCTTGGCGGTCCGGTACGACTCGTCATTCCTCAGATGTATGCCTATAAATCAGTAAAATGGTTAAATCGCATTGAACTCATCGACAGCGAACATATCGGTTACTGGGAAGAGCGAGGATATGACAAGGATGCATGGCTTACAGGCGCATCTCAACGCATTCCTAACAATTTAAGCGGTTCATGATCAGATAAGATTGGTGAGCGTTCATCATAGTAGCAAATAATTCAATAAACAGCAAAAGCCCCCGATCACATATTCGTGTCTTCGGGGGCTTTCTTATATGAACTCTTTTGTTAATTCATCCTTTAACCCTGTGGGTTCAAAAGACGTACAAGTTCGTCCTCATCCTCAATCGTTGGAATACCGAGATCATGAGCTTTGGTTAGTTTACTACCTGCCTTCTCTCCGGCAATAACCAAATCTGTCTTTTTCGACACACTGCCGGTTACCTTCGCTCCGAGCGCTTCCAGTCTTTGCGTTGCCTCTTCCCGCGTCAATTGGTGCAGCGTTCCGGTCAAGACGACCGTTTTACCACTGAAGAAGGAATCTTCCACAACAGCAACGGCTGGTGCCTCAGGTGCCTGAGCTTTTACACCCAAGTTGAGCATTTTCTCAATCGCAGCCTGTGTAAAAGGATCTGCAAAAAAGTTTACGATGCTCTCAGCCACGATACCACCCACGTCGGGTAGTTCAACCAGTTCTTCCACGGTTGCATTCATAATGGCGTGCAGATCTCGATAATGATCAGCGAGCATGCGCGTTGTCGATTTACCTGTATTCGGAATACCCAGTGAGTATAAGAAGGAAGCCAAGTCTCTATCTTTACTAAGCTCAAGCGCAGCGATAAGGTTGTTCGCTTTCTTTTCCCCAAACCGCTCCAGCTTCACCAGATCATCAAACTGTAACGTATACAGGTCGGCAGGCTCACGCACGTTCAAATCATCATACAGCTGAATCGCCGTTTTCTCACTGAACGTCTCGATGTCCATGGCATCACGGGAAGCAAAATGGGAAATACGTGCTACCGTTTGCGGTTTACATGCCAGTCTGTTGTTACAGAACAGATGCGCTCCGCGTTGCTCCAGTGGGAATCCACATGCAGGACACTGCTCAGGGAAGACGATCTCCTCACCATCACTCTCCTCCGTCACTTTACCCAGAATCTCAGGAATGACGTCGTTGGAGCGGCGAATAAAGACCCTTGCGCCCAGAGCAAACTTCAGATTTTTGCGCTCAATATCGCCGACATTGTTCAAAGTACAGTTCTGTACCGTTACCCCGGCAAGTTCAACCGGTTCTACGCGTGCCAACGGAGTTACTTTGCCAGTACGACCCACATTCCATACCACAGCGTTAAGAACTGTCGTGGTCTCTTCTGCTTCGAATTTATATGCTACCGCCCAGCGAGGGAACTTATCGGTATAACCCAGTACCTCGCGGGTGCGCATGTCCGTAATTTTGATAACAGCTCCATCGATCAGATAGTCTAGCTGCCCTCGGTTCTCCTGAATCGCGGCTAGTTGCTCCATTACATCATCAAACTCATGGAAATAAGTAATCGATGGATTCACTTTGAAGCGGTTCTCACGCAGGAAGTCCATCATCTGCTGATGATTGGCAAACTGAATATCATCCGAATAACCTACATTATAAAAATAAGCATTCAGCCTACGCTCAGCCGTCGCCTTCGGATTCAGGTTGCGGAGCGCTCCCGCTGCTGCATTACGCGCATTCTTGAGTGGTTCTGCCGCTGTCTCATTGTATCGGTCCAAGACAGACAGATTCATGATACCTTCACCCTGTACTTCAATCGTACCGCTTGTGTAAGGAATTTTGAGCGGAACGGATCGGATCGTTCTTACCTGTGCCAAAATACCTTCACCTACGGTACCGTTCCCTCGTGTAGAGGCTTGCACCAACTCACCGTTGGTGTATGTCAGGTTCAACGTCAATCCGTCAAATTTCAACTCAATGACATAACCTGGTTCCGGTAAAGGCGTATCGGGATTTTTACCGTTATAGTCATTAATCAGTTTCAGTACACGGGTATTCCAGCTCCGAAGCTGCTCAATATTCTGTGCTTTGTCCAGACTCCATAAGGAGGATAAGTGGCGATGCGGGGTAAACCCCTTTAGCAGTTCGCCACCCACACGCTGTGTTGGAGAATCAGGCAGAACCATGCCGCTTTCCTGTTCCAGCGTAACCAGTTCATCGTACAGAAGGTCATACTCCTTATCGCTGATCTGTGGCTGATCCATCGTGTAGTACTGATAATTATGCTGATTCAGCTCGGTAACGAGTTGCTCCATCCGGTGCATTGGGTCCATACAGGGCCATCCCTCCGTTAATTTGATCATATATGTAGAACGAACACTCCTATTGCACCTGGACTCCAATGACAGGAAAACTTTCCGTTCGCTGGTCACTACATAAATTCAATGAATGAATATCCACACTGACACTCCGATAACAGAATAACTTTCCGATCGCTGTTATCCCCAGATTTCTTTTAATTCATTTTAAAAGGTAGAAATCCGGGGATAAAGGCGAACGCTTTGCTTCTTCAAGTTATTTCTGTTCTCTCCGTTACC
This window contains:
- a CDS encoding molybdopterin-dependent oxidoreductase; this translates as MKQWLKNRRKGYGKKLVSIHAWNAWIVVILAVTGLMLVGGFWREILGIGRVWLKWLHIIVGLAMLAPVVYYLILAGKHWKQLRNRPWQRVNTIFVLALLVGWLLSGIVLWQFKLAGPRWSNAALLIHDLLTWVGLPYIIYHSITRTKWLKDPARRAVKTTTTSTRTQHTADPSDSISDEKETPAAISSSQFDRSSERDPLKSEERPQPLYTRRAFIRSAVGVGLAVTLGPTFISWVGRNLKIDNSIDSMLENDPNRMVPLPQPLSASSPPIGGGAEGHFRVYTVTPIPSFSNANWSFRIDGLVERAQVWNWEQFVKMARTVQVSDFHCVTGWSVYKNTWEGISLAQLLKQAGVKPEAHSVKFYSGDGVYTDAITMDQAQMEDIMVAVMHDGKPIPADLGGPVRLVIPQMYAYKSVKWLNRIELIDSEHIGYWEERGYDKDAWLTGASQRIPNNLSGS
- the ligA gene encoding NAD-dependent DNA ligase LigA, with translation MDPMHRMEQLVTELNQHNYQYYTMDQPQISDKEYDLLYDELVTLEQESGMVLPDSPTQRVGGELLKGFTPHRHLSSLWSLDKAQNIEQLRSWNTRVLKLINDYNGKNPDTPLPEPGYVIELKFDGLTLNLTYTNGELVQASTRGNGTVGEGILAQVRTIRSVPLKIPYTSGTIEVQGEGIMNLSVLDRYNETAAEPLKNARNAAAGALRNLNPKATAERRLNAYFYNVGYSDDIQFANHQQMMDFLRENRFKVNPSITYFHEFDDVMEQLAAIQENRGQLDYLIDGAVIKITDMRTREVLGYTDKFPRWAVAYKFEAEETTTVLNAVVWNVGRTGKVTPLARVEPVELAGVTVQNCTLNNVGDIERKNLKFALGARVFIRRSNDVIPEILGKVTEESDGEEIVFPEQCPACGFPLEQRGAHLFCNNRLACKPQTVARISHFASRDAMDIETFSEKTAIQLYDDLNVREPADLYTLQFDDLVKLERFGEKKANNLIAALELSKDRDLASFLYSLGIPNTGKSTTRMLADHYRDLHAIMNATVEELVELPDVGGIVAESIVNFFADPFTQAAIEKMLNLGVKAQAPEAPAVAVVEDSFFSGKTVVLTGTLHQLTREEATQRLEALGAKVTGSVSKKTDLVIAGEKAGSKLTKAHDLGIPTIEDEDELVRLLNPQG